A single Corticium candelabrum chromosome 16, ooCorCand1.1, whole genome shotgun sequence DNA region contains:
- the LOC134192291 gene encoding meiosis-specific nuclear structural protein 1-like — MSDEGVHFGSTCPPQAATAEGMDTALPVGGAVGVSDSLSSLTVELIEAHQSQMSEIAEKQELLAAVKERTHEEEIKKKTLSLSLLEMNRDLSHERHKISLQAVQEDRLRQEITEQLQRNVKLQQRLALTCRQYENEHREFCDYESKMEAHSDRVADCEKQGRLQCQIQQLEAEINESRRKKSEIEAQASFDDPLKFANGHLLMELQSRLDRLQSLKAQQTETIQRKLMAKENANERLKKIKRETEMLQRRNQAQMTRLKRQLQEAQARNRHWANEATRLQQSIDQIETCI, encoded by the exons ATGAGTGACGAAGGTGTTCACTTTGGCTCTACATGTCCGCCTCAGGCTGCCACTGCTGAAGGTATGGACACGGCTCTACCTGTGGGTGGAGCTGTGGGAGTGAGCGACAGCTTGTCGAGTCTCACGGTTGAGCTAATAGAAGCGCATCAGAGCCAAATGAGTGAAATAGCCGAGAAACAAGAATTACTAGCTGCTGTGAAG GAGAGAACACATGAAG AAGAGATCAAGAAGAAGACATTATCGCTCAGTTTGCTAGAAATGAACAGAGACCTCAGTCATGAGAGACACAAGATCTCTCTTCAAGCAGTACAAGAGGATAGACTGAGACAAG AAATCACAGAGCAACTCCAGCGTAATGTCAAACTTCAACAAAGGCTGGCCCTGACATGCAGACAATATGAAAACGAACACAG GGAATTTTGTGATTATGAAAGCAAGATGGAAGCTCACAGCGACAGGGTTGCTGACTGTGAGAAACAAGGACGGCTGCAATGTCAAATACAACAACTTGAAGCAGAAATTAACGAGTCAAGACGAAAAA agtCAGAAATAGAGGCCCAGGCTAGTTTTGATGATCCACTGAAGTTCGCAAATGGACACTTGCTGATGGAACTTCAGTCCCGCTTGGATCGGCTCCAATCTTTAAAGGCTCAACAAACTGAGACAATTCAGAGGAAATTAATGGCCAAAGAGAATGCAAACGAGAGATTGAAAAAAataaagagagaaacagaaatgCTCCAG agAAGAAATCAGGCACAGATGACAAGACTCAAACGGCAACTTCAAGAGGCACAGGCAAGGAACAGACACTGGGCCAATGAAGCCACACGACTCCAACAGAGCATTGATCAAATAGAAACCTGCATATAG
- the LOC134192288 gene encoding 3-hydroxy-3-methylglutaryl-coenzyme A reductase-like isoform X1 — protein sequence MLTSVFFTEQLAKVFRSYGHLCASHPWEVIVATFTLTGCILSMGFLVPQSQPVCPTLHCDASGDGENSSDVILLSVTHTLAVLYIYLQLRNLSRLGSSYLLGIAVVFTLLASFIFAAGVIGLLGKSVTGLNEALPFFLLLVDLNKARTLGVFVLGSSSPLDVKERIGKGMAMLGPVLAIDTMVELLVTGIGLMTGVHQVETICCFGCMSILANFIVFMTFFPASLALVLEMSPDSKIKSLKGYLKESWSESDDKKPNPVTQNIKLIMSVGLVAVHVHSWMVNKSSPEVDDVNLPTQPSDYGLWSEFLGIGPEKYVAVTLGLLLSLKYIFWDTMDIPADPSFIIPKKRRVSISTQSIPKPHTYTPPASPLDQQLEPSLPEKVSQSDGGNDGVKDGGNDERSQVTSKMANGTARDFVMSSCVEYGLQPLLPTISEKCEIYSKTKFIVESSDDEQDEEEEEDVFVAIPEEPRSLQECLEIYGTEGGVKRLSDLEVVELVKAKHMSVYNLEKDLGDPSRAVVVRRIIVASQLKDSQAMDNIPHANYNYDLVIGACCENVVGYIPIPVGVVGPLLLDGQQYTVPMATTEGTLVASTNRGCSALRRAGGVSSVLLSDGMTRGPVVRFPSASMASKVKEWLEQPDNFAKVQKDFNQESRFTRLSSLKTVVAGRHLFIRFKAFTGDAMGMNMVSKGAESALRSLQEIFPDMEIISVSGNFCTDKKPSAVNWIEGRGKSVVCEAVIPSAIVKQTLKTSVQALVDVNTSKNLIGSAVSGSIGGFNAHAANIVTAIYLATGQDPAQNVCSSNCMTLMEPWGPNKEDVYVSCTMPSVEIGTVGGGTNLPGQSSCLQMLGVKGPNRENPGKNAATLARIVCGTVLAGELSLLSALAEGHLVRSHMKHNRSSVALMTNLSHVER from the exons ATGCTGACCTCCGTCTTCTTTACCGAGCAGTTGGCGAAGGTCTTTCGCAGCTACGGCCATCTGTGCGCCTCTCACCCGTGGGAAGTGATTGTGGCGACTTTTACCCTCACCGGATGCATTCTCTCCATGGGATTCCTCGTCCCGCAGTCGCAACCCGTGTGTCCGACATTGCACTGCGACGCGTCAGGAGATGGT GAAAACAGTTCCGACGTCATACTTCTCAGTGTCACTCACACGTTGGCCGTACTCTACATCTACTTGCAGCTAAGAAACCTGTCTCGTCTCGGGTCGTCGTATCTTCTCG GGATAGCCGTCGTgttcactcttctcgccagTTTTATATTCGCAGCTGGCGTTATCGGCTTGCTAGGCAAAAGCGTGACAGGACTAAA TGAGGCTCTTCCGTTTTTTCTACTTCTAGTCGACCTAAATAAAGCCCGTACGTTGGGTGTATTCGTTTTGGGATCGTCAAGTCCT CTTGATGTTAAGGAGAGAATTGGGAAAGGTATGGCTATGCTTGGACCTGTTCTAGCCATTGACACAATGGTTGAATTGTTAGTCACGGGCATAGGATTAATGACGG gtgtTCATCAGGTGGAGACTATCTGCTGTTTTGGGTGCATGTCTATTTTGGCAAATTTTATTGTGTTTATGACATTCTTTCCGGCGTCACTTGCTCTCGTTCTTGAG ATGTCACCTGACAGTAAAATCAAGTCTCTGAAAGGATATCTTAAAGAGTCATGGAGTGAGTCGGATGATAAAAAACCGAACCCGGTGACACAGAACATCAAGCTCATAATG AGTGTTGGTTTGGTTGCTGTCCATGTGCACAGCTGGATGGTCAACAAGAGTTCTCCAGAAGTGGATGATGTCAATTTACCTACTCAACCATCAGACTACGGCTTGTGGTCTGAGTTCTTAGGAATCGGTCCCGAGAAG TACGTGGCGGTTACTCTTGGGTTACTTCTATCACTGAAATACATATTCTGGGATACTATGGACATTCCGGCTGATCCATCCTTCATCATACCTAAAAAGCGTCGCGTCTCAATCTCAACACAATCCATACCCAAACCACATACCTACACACCACCGGCATCTCCACTCGATCAACAACTAGAGCCATCGCTACCAGAGAAAGTCAGTCAGTCGGATGGTGGAAACGATGGAGTGAAAGACGGAGGCAATGACGAGCGATCACAAGTCACGTCTAAGATGGCAAACGGTACAGCAAGAGACTTTGTGATGTCTTCATGTGTGGAGTATGGACTTCAGCCGTTGTTGCCAACAATTTCTGAAAAGTGTGAGATTTATTCGAAAACAAAGTTTATTGTTGAGTCGTCGGATGATGAGCAAgatgaggaggaggaggaggacgTGTTTGTTGCTATTCCAGAGGAGCCACGTTCGTTGCAGGAATGTCTCGAGATTTATGGTACAGAG GGCGGTGTGAAGCGTCTCAGTGATCTGGAGGTTGTGGAGTTGGTGAAGGCTAAACACATGTCTGTGTACAACTTGGAGAAGGATCTCGGAGACCCCAGTCGTGCCGTAGTGGTGCGGAGAATTATTGTTGCTTCTCAGCTCAAGGATTCACAAGCAATGGACAACATTCCACATGCCAACTATAACTACgacttg GTAATTGGTGCTTGCTGTGAGAATGTCGTTGGCTACATTCCTATACCCGTAGGAGTTGTTGGTCCCTTGCTGCTTGATGGCCAGCAGTACACTGTCCCTATGGCAACAACAGAAGGCACTTTGGTAGCAAGCACCAACAGAGGCTGCAGTGCACTTAGA AGAGCTGGTGGAGTATCTAGTGTCTTACTCAGTGATGGAATGACTCGTGGACCCGTTGTACGCTTTCCATCGGCGTCAATGGCAAG CAAGGTGAAGGAATGGCTTGAACAGCCGGACAATTTTGCTAAAGTTCAAAAGGATTTCAATCAAGAAAGCAG gtTCACTCGTCTCAGCAGTCTGAAAACGGTTGTTGCCGGTCGACACCTTTTCATTCGTTTCAAGGCTTTCACTGGTGATGCTATGGGCATGAACATGGTGTCGAAG gGAGCAGAGAGTGCTCTCAGGTCTCTTCAGGAAATATTTCCTGATATGGAAATCATTAGTGTTAGTGGAAATTTTTGTACGGATAAGAAGCCGTCGGCGGTCAACTGGATAGAAGGACGAGGAAAGTCTGTTGTATGTGAGGCAGTTATTCCATCAGCAATAGTGAAACAG ACTCTTAAAACGTCTGTTCAAGCTCTCGTGGATGTCAATACCAGCAAGAATCTCATTGGATCTGCGGTGTCAGGCTCTATCGGTGGATTTAATGCACATGCTGCTAACATTGTGACAGCCATATATCTAGCGACAGGACAG GATCCTGCACAAAACGTGTGCAGCTCCAATTGTATGACTCTCATGGAGCCGTGGGGACCCAACAAGGAAGATGTCTATGTTAGCTGTACGATGCCCTCGGTAGAAATAGGAACCGTAGGAGGAGGAACAAACCTTCCAGGACAGTCATCTTGTTTGCAG atgCTCGGTGTGAAGGGACCAAACAGAGAGAATCCCGGCAAAAATGCGGCCACTCTGGCACGAATTGTGTGCGGCACAGTGTTGGCCGGTGAGCTGTCGTTACTGTCGGCTCTAGCCGAAGGACATCTTGTGAGAAGTCACATGAAACACAACAG GTCTTCTGTTGCATTGATGACAAATTTGTCTCACGTTGAGAGGTAA
- the LOC134192295 gene encoding A disintegrin and metalloproteinase with thrombospondin motifs 20-like, translated as MAQCGLLLIVSFCVLFTVAQPQDEDEGSALIPIPVERDVKYKLIGKSCSHTCGGSGSRIVSPQCVLEGDDGEDRIVDISLCADQYKPPARREPCNRVSCPGRWAEGEASPCSSSCIGEQKVDVYCSQEQANGMIMRVDDTICERDSFEIKPRETRTCGVECAEYRWNYETYGECSSKCGPGIQTREYSCIKDTRLRERRVPLSECISRGLPHPILTRSCDPPNNCRYDVTAWSPCSATCDVGIEMRTVSCFKEKQSNGQAKIEVVSLDDCARDFSLHKPVTERTCYRPCPCEIPRWEVGRYSDCPVSCGGGPTAYQQRYVYCQCTLRGRTQVTSDSDCAGQEQPADRRDCGQDACPCVYHRWVKGSYGDCSRTCGEVEQIGKKERKVECICYLNGVRTVANETKCDQRSKPRTAIDCYPPVCPCLDPHWVTGPYDVCSKACNGIQTRRVGCQCRSDNRRLDDSVCLRNLQSPKPSTARRCNDSCVCRDYHYTTSHWSYCSVSCGEGVQARNVKCTCERENIYEDVKNKTLCEEQIGIRYPDEERPCYIPCPCHYEYDVSPWSQCIPDRCNGYKTRSVSCKCNSVKADIRHCDAQYLRKPGEWRQCKQCSFRWARSECKQNCRRRRRVAVCKNAETGETVPDIYCSGQAGME; from the exons ATGGCACAGTGTGGGTTGCTGTTGATTGTTTCGTTTTGCGTGCTGTTTACTGTTGCTCAACCTCAAGATGAGGATGAAGGCTCGGCTTTGATACCTATTCCTG TGGAGCGAGATGTAAAGTATAAGTTGATTGGGAAATCTTGCAGCCACACATGTGGTGGAAGTG GTTCTCGGATAGTTTCTCCACAGTGTGTTCTGGAAGGTGACGATGGTGAGGATAGGATTGTGGATATTAGCCTCTGTGCAGACCAATACAAACCTCCTGCAAGACGCGAGCCATGCAACAGGGTTTCATGCCCTGGCAG ATGGGCAGAAGGTGAAGCAAGTCCTTGTTCAAGTTCTTGTATTGGAGAACAGAAAGTAGATGTGTACTGCAGCCAAGAACAGGCAAATGGCATGATCATGAGGGTTGATGATACTATTTGCGAACGTGATAGTTTTGAAATTAAACCAAGAGAAACAAGAACATGTGGAGTTGAGTGTGCAGAATACAGGTGGAACTACGAGACATATGGAGAGTGCTCTAGCAAGTGTGGCCCAGGAATACAGACACGTGAATATTCCTGCATTAAAGACACGAGACTGAGAGAGAGACGAGTTCCACTTAGTGAGTGCATTAGCAGAGGACTGCCACACCCAATCCTTACTCGATCATGTGACCCACCCAACAACTGTCGTTATGATGTCACTGCGTGGAGTCCCTGCTCTGCAACATGTGATGTTGGTATTGAAATGCGCACAGTCTCATGTTTCAAAGAGAAACAGTCTAATGGacaagctaaaattgaagttGTTTCTTTAGACGACTGTGCTAGGGATTTCTCACTTCATAAGCCTGTGACTGAAAGAACATGCTATCGACCATGTCCATGTGAAATACCAAGATGGGAAGTCGGAAGATACTCTGATTGTCCAGTTTCTTGTGGAGGTGGACCCACTGCCTATCAACAGAGGTATGTGTATTGCCAATGCACACTTCGTGGGAGAACACAAGTGACCTCTGACAGCGATTGCGCTGGACAAGAACAGCCAGCTGACAGAAGAGATTGTGGGCAGGATGCATGCCCATGTGTTTATCATCGTTGGGTGAAAGGCTCGTATGGAGATTGTTCACGAACATGTGGTGAAGTCGAACAGATTGGAAAGAAAGAAAGGAAGGTTGAATGTATCTGTTATCTTAATGGAGTAAGAACAGTGGCTAATGAAACAAAATGTGACCAACGTTCAAAGCCACGCACAGCAATAGACTGCTATCCTCCAGTGTGTCCATGTTTAGATCCTCATTGGGTCACCGGTCCATATGACGTTTGTTCAAAGGCATGCAATGGAATACAGACTCGTCGTGTTGGCTGTCAATGCAGAAGTGACAATCGGAGACTAGATGACAGTGTGTGTCTAAGAAATCTTCAGTCACCAAAGCCATCAACAGCACGGCGTTGTAATGATAGCTGTGTATGCAGGGACTATCACTACACCACAAGTCATTGGTCCTATTGCAGTGTGAGTTGTGGGGAAGGTGTACAGGCAAGAAACGTTAAATGTACTTGTGAAAGAGAGAACATATATGAAGACGTGAAGAATAAAACTTTGTGTGAGGAACAAATTGGGATACGATACCCTGACGAGGAACGTCCCTGTTACATTCCATGTCCTTGCCATTATGAGTATGATGTCAGTCCATGGTCACAATGCATTCCAGATCGATGCAATGGCTACAAAACTCGAAGTGTGAGTTGCAAGTGTAACAGTGTCAAGGCCGATATTCGTCATTGTGATGCTCAGTATCTCAGGAAGCCAGGGGAATGGAGGCAATGCAAGCAATGCTCATTTAGGTGGGCTCGAAGTGAG tgCAAGCAAAattgtcgtcgtcgtcgtcgcgTTGCGGTGTGTAAGAATGCTGAAACTGGAGAGACAGTACCAGATATTTATTGTTCTGGTCAAGCTGGCATGGAATAG
- the LOC134192288 gene encoding 3-hydroxy-3-methylglutaryl-coenzyme A reductase-like isoform X2, with protein sequence MTTVQSELAKVFRSYGHLCASHPWEVIVATFTLTGCILSMGFLVPQSQPVCPTLHCDASGDGENSSDVILLSVTHTLAVLYIYLQLRNLSRLGSSYLLGIAVVFTLLASFIFAAGVIGLLGKSVTGLNEALPFFLLLVDLNKARTLGVFVLGSSSPLDVKERIGKGMAMLGPVLAIDTMVELLVTGIGLMTGVHQVETICCFGCMSILANFIVFMTFFPASLALVLEMSPDSKIKSLKGYLKESWSESDDKKPNPVTQNIKLIMSVGLVAVHVHSWMVNKSSPEVDDVNLPTQPSDYGLWSEFLGIGPEKYVAVTLGLLLSLKYIFWDTMDIPADPSFIIPKKRRVSISTQSIPKPHTYTPPASPLDQQLEPSLPEKVSQSDGGNDGVKDGGNDERSQVTSKMANGTARDFVMSSCVEYGLQPLLPTISEKCEIYSKTKFIVESSDDEQDEEEEEDVFVAIPEEPRSLQECLEIYGTEGGVKRLSDLEVVELVKAKHMSVYNLEKDLGDPSRAVVVRRIIVASQLKDSQAMDNIPHANYNYDLVIGACCENVVGYIPIPVGVVGPLLLDGQQYTVPMATTEGTLVASTNRGCSALRRAGGVSSVLLSDGMTRGPVVRFPSASMASKVKEWLEQPDNFAKVQKDFNQESRFTRLSSLKTVVAGRHLFIRFKAFTGDAMGMNMVSKGAESALRSLQEIFPDMEIISVSGNFCTDKKPSAVNWIEGRGKSVVCEAVIPSAIVKQTLKTSVQALVDVNTSKNLIGSAVSGSIGGFNAHAANIVTAIYLATGQDPAQNVCSSNCMTLMEPWGPNKEDVYVSCTMPSVEIGTVGGGTNLPGQSSCLQMLGVKGPNRENPGKNAATLARIVCGTVLAGELSLLSALAEGHLVRSHMKHNRSSVALMTNLSHVER encoded by the exons ATGACAACCGTCCAATCAGAA TTGGCGAAGGTCTTTCGCAGCTACGGCCATCTGTGCGCCTCTCACCCGTGGGAAGTGATTGTGGCGACTTTTACCCTCACCGGATGCATTCTCTCCATGGGATTCCTCGTCCCGCAGTCGCAACCCGTGTGTCCGACATTGCACTGCGACGCGTCAGGAGATGGT GAAAACAGTTCCGACGTCATACTTCTCAGTGTCACTCACACGTTGGCCGTACTCTACATCTACTTGCAGCTAAGAAACCTGTCTCGTCTCGGGTCGTCGTATCTTCTCG GGATAGCCGTCGTgttcactcttctcgccagTTTTATATTCGCAGCTGGCGTTATCGGCTTGCTAGGCAAAAGCGTGACAGGACTAAA TGAGGCTCTTCCGTTTTTTCTACTTCTAGTCGACCTAAATAAAGCCCGTACGTTGGGTGTATTCGTTTTGGGATCGTCAAGTCCT CTTGATGTTAAGGAGAGAATTGGGAAAGGTATGGCTATGCTTGGACCTGTTCTAGCCATTGACACAATGGTTGAATTGTTAGTCACGGGCATAGGATTAATGACGG gtgtTCATCAGGTGGAGACTATCTGCTGTTTTGGGTGCATGTCTATTTTGGCAAATTTTATTGTGTTTATGACATTCTTTCCGGCGTCACTTGCTCTCGTTCTTGAG ATGTCACCTGACAGTAAAATCAAGTCTCTGAAAGGATATCTTAAAGAGTCATGGAGTGAGTCGGATGATAAAAAACCGAACCCGGTGACACAGAACATCAAGCTCATAATG AGTGTTGGTTTGGTTGCTGTCCATGTGCACAGCTGGATGGTCAACAAGAGTTCTCCAGAAGTGGATGATGTCAATTTACCTACTCAACCATCAGACTACGGCTTGTGGTCTGAGTTCTTAGGAATCGGTCCCGAGAAG TACGTGGCGGTTACTCTTGGGTTACTTCTATCACTGAAATACATATTCTGGGATACTATGGACATTCCGGCTGATCCATCCTTCATCATACCTAAAAAGCGTCGCGTCTCAATCTCAACACAATCCATACCCAAACCACATACCTACACACCACCGGCATCTCCACTCGATCAACAACTAGAGCCATCGCTACCAGAGAAAGTCAGTCAGTCGGATGGTGGAAACGATGGAGTGAAAGACGGAGGCAATGACGAGCGATCACAAGTCACGTCTAAGATGGCAAACGGTACAGCAAGAGACTTTGTGATGTCTTCATGTGTGGAGTATGGACTTCAGCCGTTGTTGCCAACAATTTCTGAAAAGTGTGAGATTTATTCGAAAACAAAGTTTATTGTTGAGTCGTCGGATGATGAGCAAgatgaggaggaggaggaggacgTGTTTGTTGCTATTCCAGAGGAGCCACGTTCGTTGCAGGAATGTCTCGAGATTTATGGTACAGAG GGCGGTGTGAAGCGTCTCAGTGATCTGGAGGTTGTGGAGTTGGTGAAGGCTAAACACATGTCTGTGTACAACTTGGAGAAGGATCTCGGAGACCCCAGTCGTGCCGTAGTGGTGCGGAGAATTATTGTTGCTTCTCAGCTCAAGGATTCACAAGCAATGGACAACATTCCACATGCCAACTATAACTACgacttg GTAATTGGTGCTTGCTGTGAGAATGTCGTTGGCTACATTCCTATACCCGTAGGAGTTGTTGGTCCCTTGCTGCTTGATGGCCAGCAGTACACTGTCCCTATGGCAACAACAGAAGGCACTTTGGTAGCAAGCACCAACAGAGGCTGCAGTGCACTTAGA AGAGCTGGTGGAGTATCTAGTGTCTTACTCAGTGATGGAATGACTCGTGGACCCGTTGTACGCTTTCCATCGGCGTCAATGGCAAG CAAGGTGAAGGAATGGCTTGAACAGCCGGACAATTTTGCTAAAGTTCAAAAGGATTTCAATCAAGAAAGCAG gtTCACTCGTCTCAGCAGTCTGAAAACGGTTGTTGCCGGTCGACACCTTTTCATTCGTTTCAAGGCTTTCACTGGTGATGCTATGGGCATGAACATGGTGTCGAAG gGAGCAGAGAGTGCTCTCAGGTCTCTTCAGGAAATATTTCCTGATATGGAAATCATTAGTGTTAGTGGAAATTTTTGTACGGATAAGAAGCCGTCGGCGGTCAACTGGATAGAAGGACGAGGAAAGTCTGTTGTATGTGAGGCAGTTATTCCATCAGCAATAGTGAAACAG ACTCTTAAAACGTCTGTTCAAGCTCTCGTGGATGTCAATACCAGCAAGAATCTCATTGGATCTGCGGTGTCAGGCTCTATCGGTGGATTTAATGCACATGCTGCTAACATTGTGACAGCCATATATCTAGCGACAGGACAG GATCCTGCACAAAACGTGTGCAGCTCCAATTGTATGACTCTCATGGAGCCGTGGGGACCCAACAAGGAAGATGTCTATGTTAGCTGTACGATGCCCTCGGTAGAAATAGGAACCGTAGGAGGAGGAACAAACCTTCCAGGACAGTCATCTTGTTTGCAG atgCTCGGTGTGAAGGGACCAAACAGAGAGAATCCCGGCAAAAATGCGGCCACTCTGGCACGAATTGTGTGCGGCACAGTGTTGGCCGGTGAGCTGTCGTTACTGTCGGCTCTAGCCGAAGGACATCTTGTGAGAAGTCACATGAAACACAACAG GTCTTCTGTTGCATTGATGACAAATTTGTCTCACGTTGAGAGGTAA